Proteins encoded by one window of Cheilinus undulatus linkage group 13, ASM1832078v1, whole genome shotgun sequence:
- the sdhc gene encoding succinate dehydrogenase cytochrome b560 subunit, mitochondrial → MALLLRTVARQGVCISRPTYSVLYRHAAPMGTTAKEEMNKFWTKNARLNRPVSPHITIYRWSVPMMMSVTHRGTGLGLSGAISAFALAALVLPGSYPYYLDLIHSLSIGPYLIGLAKFGIAFPVSYHTYNGIRHLWWDIGKGFKIPEVYRTGYTVIGLSILTSIAVACL, encoded by the exons ATGGCGCTGCTCTTAAG GACGGTGGCCCGTCAGGGTGTCTGCATCTCCCGACCAACCTACAGTGTCCTCTACAGACA TGCTGCTCCAATGGGAACCACGGCTAAGGAGGAGATGAACAAGTTTTGGACCAAAAATGCCAGACTAAACAGACCCGTGTCTCCTCATATCACCATTTACAG GTGGTCTGTCCCAATGATGATGTCCGTCACACACAGAGGAACTGGACTGGGGCTCAGTGGAG CTATCTCAGCCTTCGCCTTGGCAGCATTGGTATTACCGGGAAGCTACCCATACTACCTGGACTTGATTCACTCTCTGTCCATCGGCCCCTATCTCATTGGGTTGGCCAAGTTTGGCATCGCCTTCCCTGTGTCTTACCACACCTACAACGGCATCCGCCACTTG TGGTGGGACATCGGCAAAGGCTTCAAAATCCCAGAGGTCTACCGCACCGGCTACACAGTTATTGGTCTGTCCATCCTCACCTCCATAGCCGTGGCTTGCCTCTGA